From the genome of Marinitoga litoralis, one region includes:
- a CDS encoding CoA transferase subunit A — protein sequence MKIVKAEEAISFVNNGDSIMIGGFLTVGTPETLIDELIKQNKKDLTIICNDTSFEDKGIGRLIYHKLAKKVITSHIGTNKETQRQYIAKELEVELVPQGTLIEQIRAGGVGLGGILTPTGIGTVVEEGKQIIEIDGKKYILEKAIKAKVALVKAKRADHVGNLQFAYTAKNFNPIIAMAADLVIVEVDEIVPTGAIGPEEVEIPGALVDYVVVRGRK from the coding sequence ATGAAAATAGTTAAGGCCGAAGAGGCTATTTCTTTTGTTAACAACGGTGATAGCATTATGATAGGGGGATTTTTGACAGTAGGTACACCAGAAACATTGATTGATGAATTAATTAAACAAAACAAAAAAGATTTAACAATTATTTGTAATGATACTTCTTTTGAAGATAAAGGAATAGGTAGATTAATATATCATAAACTAGCAAAAAAAGTAATTACTTCTCATATTGGTACAAATAAGGAAACTCAAAGACAATATATAGCAAAAGAATTAGAAGTAGAATTAGTTCCTCAAGGAACTTTGATTGAGCAAATAAGGGCTGGAGGTGTTGGATTAGGTGGTATTTTAACACCAACTGGAATAGGTACTGTTGTTGAAGAAGGAAAGCAAATAATTGAAATAGACGGAAAAAAGTATATTTTAGAAAAAGCTATAAAGGCTAAAGTTGCTTTAGTAAAAGCTAAAAGAGCAGATCATGTGGGAAATCTTCAATTCGCATATACAGCAAAAAATTTCAATCCTATAATTGCCATGGCAGCAGATTTAGTAATTGTAGAGGTAGATGAAATAGTCCCTACAGGTGCAATTGGACCTGAAGAAGTAGAAATTCCAGGAGCTCTTGTTGATTATGTTGTTGTAAGGGGGAGAAAATAA
- a CDS encoding class I SAM-dependent rRNA methyltransferase: MANVNLKKDIKSRVLNGHSWIYENEIEKTIGEYTNGDIVDVFYNKRFIGRGYINDNSKIRVRLLTKKHETIDYEWVKNKIKEAYEYRELLYGKEKSFRLIFGEGDYFPGLIIDKFEDYFVIQINTLGVYKLKNYIVDALIELFEPKGIFEKDDDKNSNIEGFEYIEGWIYKNGPELIPFEVNGIKFFADTLGQKTGFFLDQRYNALRVKELAYNKVVLDGFAYTGNFGIHALMGGAKHVTFLDYSDRALFVLEKTLKANNISNDKYELYETNTFDQLRKFDDANIYFDFVIIDPPSLAKSRSSIKNAIRGYKELNLRAMRITKNKGLFATASCTQLVYDEEFKKIIFDAAKDNKILLKQIFKGAQAPDHPVLYNILETEYLKFYLFEIENYKI; the protein is encoded by the coding sequence ATGGCGAATGTAAATTTAAAAAAAGATATAAAATCTAGAGTATTAAATGGTCATAGTTGGATATATGAAAATGAAATAGAAAAAACAATTGGTGAATATACAAACGGAGATATAGTAGACGTTTTTTATAATAAAAGGTTTATTGGTAGAGGGTATATAAATGATAATTCAAAGATTAGAGTTAGATTATTAACAAAGAAACATGAAACTATAGATTATGAATGGGTTAAAAATAAAATCAAAGAAGCATATGAATATAGGGAATTATTATATGGTAAAGAAAAGTCTTTTAGACTTATTTTTGGTGAAGGAGATTATTTTCCAGGATTGATTATTGATAAATTTGAAGATTATTTTGTTATTCAAATAAATACTTTAGGAGTATATAAATTAAAGAATTATATTGTAGACGCATTAATTGAATTATTTGAACCAAAAGGTATTTTTGAGAAAGACGATGATAAAAATTCAAATATTGAAGGTTTTGAATATATAGAAGGATGGATATATAAAAATGGTCCTGAATTAATTCCGTTTGAAGTAAATGGTATTAAGTTTTTTGCTGATACATTAGGTCAAAAAACAGGTTTCTTTTTAGACCAAAGATATAATGCTTTAAGAGTAAAAGAGTTAGCATACAATAAAGTTGTATTAGATGGTTTTGCATATACAGGGAACTTTGGTATTCATGCTTTAATGGGAGGAGCAAAGCATGTAACATTCTTGGATTATTCAGATAGAGCATTATTTGTTTTAGAAAAAACATTAAAAGCTAATAATATTTCTAATGATAAATATGAGTTATATGAAACAAATACATTTGATCAATTAAGGAAATTTGATGATGCTAATATTTATTTTGATTTTGTTATTATAGATCCACCCTCTTTGGCTAAATCCAGAAGTTCAATTAAAAATGCAATTAGAGGTTATAAAGAGTTAAATCTTAGAGCTATGAGAATAACAAAAAATAAAGGGTTATTTGCAACAGCATCATGTACTCAATTAGTATATGATGAAGAATTTAAGAAAATAATATTTGATGCAGCAAAAGACAATAAGATATTGTTAAAACAAATATTTAAAGGCGCTCAAGCTCCTGATCATCCTGTCTTATATAATATTTTAGAAACCGAGTATTTGAAATTTTATTTGTTTGAAATAGAAAATTATAAAATATAA